In one window of Pseudomonas sp. IAC-BECa141 DNA:
- a CDS encoding CTP synthase, which produces MTRYIFVTGGVVSSLGKGIASASLAAILEARGLKVTMLKLDPYINVDPGTMSPFQHGEVFVTHDGAETDLDLGHYERFIRTTMTQNNNFTTGRVYEHVLRKERRGDYLGATIQVIPHITDEIKRRIIKGAGDADVALVEIGGTVGDIESQPFLEAIRQLRVEVGSKRAMLMHLTLVPYIATAGETKTKPTQHSVKELRSIGLQPDVLICRSDHPVDVSSRRKIALFTNVEERAVISLEDVDTIYKIPAVLHAQGLDDFVVERFGLQCNGADLSEWEKVVDAKLNPEHEVTIAMVGKYMELLDAYKSLIEAMSHAGITNRTKVNLRYIDSEDIENQGTALLEGVDAILVPGGFGLRGVEGKITAVQYARENKVPYLGICLGMQVAVIEFARNVLGWKDANSTEFDRASGHPVVGLITEWEDATGAVEVRTEASDLGGTMRLGAQECLLEPGSKVHDCYGKDVIVERHRHRYEVNNNLLPQIIEAGLKISGRSSDAALVEVVEAPDHPWFVACQFHPEFTSTPRDGHPLFSGFVKAALAQHQKKA; this is translated from the coding sequence ATGACGCGCTACATATTCGTCACGGGCGGTGTTGTTTCTTCTTTGGGGAAAGGCATTGCATCGGCTTCATTGGCGGCCATCCTGGAGGCGCGGGGGCTTAAGGTCACCATGCTGAAGCTGGATCCGTACATCAACGTCGACCCGGGCACCATGAGCCCGTTCCAGCACGGTGAAGTGTTCGTCACCCACGACGGCGCCGAGACCGACCTGGACCTGGGCCACTACGAGCGGTTCATCCGCACGACCATGACCCAGAACAACAACTTCACCACCGGCCGTGTCTACGAGCACGTGCTGCGCAAAGAGCGCCGTGGTGACTACCTGGGTGCAACCATCCAGGTGATTCCGCACATCACCGACGAAATCAAGCGTCGCATCATCAAGGGTGCCGGCGATGCCGACGTGGCCCTGGTGGAAATCGGCGGTACCGTTGGCGACATCGAATCGCAACCGTTCCTCGAAGCCATTCGCCAGTTGCGTGTGGAAGTCGGTTCCAAGCGCGCGATGCTGATGCACCTGACCCTGGTTCCGTACATCGCCACCGCTGGCGAAACCAAGACCAAGCCAACCCAGCACTCGGTAAAAGAGCTGCGTTCGATCGGTCTGCAGCCAGACGTGCTGATCTGCCGTTCCGACCATCCGGTGGATGTGTCGTCGCGTCGCAAGATCGCGTTGTTCACCAACGTTGAAGAACGTGCGGTGATCTCCCTGGAAGACGTCGATACCATCTACAAGATCCCGGCCGTGCTGCACGCTCAGGGTCTGGACGATTTCGTCGTCGAGCGTTTCGGCCTGCAATGCAACGGCGCCGACCTGTCCGAGTGGGAAAAGGTCGTCGATGCCAAGCTCAATCCAGAGCATGAAGTCACCATCGCGATGGTCGGCAAGTACATGGAGCTGCTGGACGCCTACAAGTCGCTGATCGAAGCGATGAGTCACGCCGGCATCACCAACCGTACCAAGGTCAACCTGCGCTACATCGATTCCGAAGACATCGAGAACCAGGGCACCGCGCTGCTGGAAGGCGTCGACGCGATTCTCGTTCCGGGCGGCTTCGGTCTGCGTGGCGTGGAAGGCAAGATCACTGCCGTTCAGTACGCTCGCGAAAACAAGGTTCCGTACCTGGGTATCTGCCTTGGCATGCAAGTGGCGGTCATCGAGTTCGCCCGTAACGTGCTGGGCTGGAAAGATGCCAACTCCACCGAGTTCGATCGCGCCAGCGGCCATCCGGTTGTCGGTCTGATCACCGAGTGGGAAGACGCCACCGGCGCCGTTGAAGTGCGTACCGAAGCGTCCGACCTAGGCGGCACCATGCGCCTCGGCGCTCAGGAATGCCTGCTCGAACCCGGCTCCAAGGTGCACGACTGCTACGGCAAGGATGTGATTGTCGAGCGTCACCGTCACCGTTACGAAGTGAACAACAACCTGCTGCCGCAGATCATCGAGGCCGGCCTGAAGATTTCCGGTCGTTCTTCCGATGCCGCGCTGGTTGAAGTGGTCGAAGCACCGGATCATCCATGGTTCGTCGCTTGCCAGTTCCACCCAGAGTTCACCTCGACGCCACGCGATGGCCATCCGCTGTTCAGCGGCTTCGTCAAAGCAGCATTGGCTCAACATCAGAAGAAGGCGTAA
- the kdsA gene encoding 3-deoxy-8-phosphooctulonate synthase, whose product MAQKIIRVGDIEIANDKPMVLFGGMNVLESRDMAMQVCEEYVRVTEKLGIPYVFKASFDKANRSSVTSYRGPGLEEGMRIFQDIKQAFGVPIITDVHEPDQAAVVAEVCDIIQLPAFLSRQTDLVVAMAKTNAVINIKKAQFLAPQEMKHILNKCVEAGNDQLILCERGSSFGYNNLVVDMLGFGIMKQFEYPVFFDVTHSLQMPGGRSDSAGGRRAQVTDLAKAGMSQSLAGLFLEAHPDPDNAKCDGPCALRLDKLEPFLAQLKALDELVKSFPTVETA is encoded by the coding sequence ATGGCACAGAAGATCATCCGCGTCGGCGACATCGAGATTGCCAACGACAAGCCCATGGTGCTGTTCGGTGGCATGAACGTGCTGGAAAGCCGTGACATGGCCATGCAGGTTTGCGAAGAGTATGTGAGGGTCACCGAAAAACTCGGTATCCCTTACGTGTTCAAGGCCAGTTTCGACAAGGCCAACCGTTCTTCTGTGACCTCCTATCGCGGTCCTGGCCTGGAAGAGGGTATGCGCATCTTCCAGGACATCAAACAAGCCTTCGGCGTGCCGATCATCACCGACGTCCACGAGCCTGACCAGGCCGCAGTCGTCGCCGAGGTCTGCGACATCATCCAGCTGCCGGCCTTTCTGTCGCGCCAGACCGATCTGGTTGTCGCGATGGCCAAGACCAATGCCGTCATCAACATCAAGAAAGCCCAGTTCCTCGCGCCTCAGGAAATGAAACACATCCTGAACAAGTGCGTGGAAGCGGGTAACGATCAGTTGATCCTCTGCGAGCGCGGTTCGAGCTTCGGCTACAACAACCTCGTGGTCGACATGCTCGGCTTCGGCATCATGAAGCAGTTCGAGTACCCGGTATTCTTCGACGTGACCCATTCGCTGCAGATGCCGGGCGGTCGTTCCGACTCCGCCGGCGGTCGCCGCGCCCAGGTCACCGACCTGGCCAAGGCTGGCATGAGCCAGTCGCTGGCGGGCCTGTTCCTCGAGGCGCACCCGGATCCGGACAACGCCAAATGCGACGGCCCTTGCGCCTTGCGTCTGGACAAACTGGAGCCATTCCTGGCCCAGCTCAAAGCCCTGGACGAACTGGTGAAGAGTTTTCCGACGGTAGAAACCGCGTAA
- the eno gene encoding phosphopyruvate hydratase: MAKIVDIKGREVLDSRGNPTVEADVLLDNGIIGSACAPSGASTGSREALELRDGDKSRYLGKGVLKAVANINGPIRDLLLGTDPSDQKALDHAMIKLDGTENKATLGANAILAVSLAAAKAAAQDQDLPLYAHIANLNGTPGVYSMPVPMMNIINGGEHADNNVDIQEFMVQPVGAKSFSEGLRMGTEIFHHLKAVLKARGLSTAVGDEGGFAPNLASNEDALKVISEAVANAGYKLGTDVTLALDCAASEFFEDGKYNLSGEGQVFTAEGFADYLKGLTERYPIISIEDGLDESDWAGWKILTDKIGAKTQLVGDDLFVTNTKILKEGIDKKIANSILIKFNQIGTLTETLEAIQMAKAAGYTAVISHRSGETEDSTIADLAVGTSAGQIKTGSLCRSDRVSKYNQLLRIEEQLNGKAKYNGRSEFRG, from the coding sequence ATGGCAAAAATCGTCGACATCAAAGGTCGTGAAGTTCTCGACTCCCGTGGCAATCCCACCGTGGAAGCGGACGTGCTTCTCGACAACGGCATCATCGGCAGCGCCTGCGCGCCGTCCGGTGCATCCACTGGCTCGCGTGAAGCACTCGAGCTGCGTGATGGCGACAAGAGCCGTTATCTGGGCAAGGGCGTGCTCAAGGCGGTAGCCAACATCAACGGTCCGATCCGCGATCTGCTGCTGGGCACCGACCCAAGCGACCAGAAAGCCCTGGATCACGCGATGATCAAGCTGGACGGTACTGAAAACAAAGCGACCCTGGGCGCCAACGCCATCCTCGCCGTCTCCCTGGCTGCGGCCAAGGCAGCTGCACAGGATCAGGACCTGCCGCTGTACGCTCACATCGCCAACCTGAACGGCACCCCGGGCGTTTACTCGATGCCGGTTCCGATGATGAACATCATCAACGGTGGCGAACATGCCGACAACAACGTCGACATCCAGGAATTCATGGTTCAGCCGGTCGGCGCCAAGTCTTTCTCGGAAGGCCTGCGCATGGGCACCGAGATTTTCCATCACCTGAAAGCCGTTCTGAAGGCCCGTGGCCTGAGCACTGCCGTGGGTGACGAAGGCGGTTTCGCGCCGAACCTGGCTTCCAACGAAGACGCGCTGAAAGTGATTTCCGAAGCCGTTGCCAACGCTGGTTACAAGCTGGGCACCGACGTGACTCTGGCGCTGGACTGCGCGGCCAGCGAGTTCTTCGAAGACGGCAAGTACAACCTGTCCGGCGAAGGCCAGGTGTTCACCGCTGAAGGTTTCGCCGACTACCTCAAAGGTCTGACTGAACGTTACCCGATCATCTCGATCGAAGACGGTCTGGACGAGTCCGATTGGGCTGGCTGGAAGATCCTCACCGACAAGATCGGCGCCAAGACCCAACTGGTTGGCGACGACCTGTTCGTGACCAACACCAAGATCCTGAAAGAAGGCATCGACAAGAAGATCGCCAACTCGATCCTGATCAAGTTCAACCAGATCGGCACCCTGACCGAAACCCTGGAAGCCATCCAGATGGCCAAGGCTGCCGGTTACACCGCCGTGATCTCGCACCGTTCGGGCGAAACCGAAGATTCGACCATCGCCGACCTGGCCGTGGGTACTTCGGCTGGCCAGATCAAGACCGGCTCTCTGTGCCGTTCCGACCGCGTTTCCAAGTACAACCAACTGCTGCGTATCGAAGAGCAGTTGAATGGCAAGGCCAAGTACAACGGTCGCAGCGAGTTTCGCGGCTGA
- the ftsB gene encoding cell division protein FtsB yields the protein MRSPYWLFLVLLLLLAGLQYRLWVGNGSLAQVAELNQQIAEQHAENEALLERNRVMDAEVSELKKGMETVEERARHELGMVKDGETLYQLAQ from the coding sequence ATGCGCAGTCCTTACTGGTTGTTTCTCGTCTTGCTCTTGCTGCTGGCCGGTCTGCAGTACCGCCTGTGGGTGGGCAATGGCAGTCTGGCGCAAGTCGCCGAACTGAATCAGCAGATTGCTGAACAGCACGCCGAGAACGAAGCCTTGCTGGAGCGCAACCGGGTGATGGACGCTGAAGTCAGCGAGTTGAAGAAAGGCATGGAGACCGTTGAAGAGCGGGCTCGTCACGAACTGGGCATGGTCAAGGACGGCGAAACCCTTTACCAGTTGGCCCAATGA
- the ispD gene encoding 2-C-methyl-D-erythritol 4-phosphate cytidylyltransferase: MIDSLPAFWAVIPAAGIGARMAADRPKQYLQLGGRTILEHSLGCFLDHPSLKGLVVSLAVDDPYWPNLASVSDPRIQRVDGGAERSGSVLNALLHLHAQGADDEDWVLVHDAARPNLSRDDLDKLLAELANDPVGGLLAVPAKDTLKRVDKHGRVLETVDRSVIWQAYTPQMFRLGALHRALADSLVADAVITDEASAMEWAGLAPRLIEGRADNLKVTRPEDLEWLRQRWANRR; the protein is encoded by the coding sequence ATGATCGATTCCCTGCCGGCCTTCTGGGCCGTGATTCCTGCCGCGGGCATCGGTGCCCGTATGGCCGCGGACCGTCCCAAGCAATATCTGCAACTGGGCGGGCGCACAATTCTCGAACACAGCCTCGGCTGTTTCCTCGATCACCCGAGCCTCAAGGGGCTGGTGGTCAGTCTTGCCGTCGATGACCCTTACTGGCCGAACCTGGCCAGCGTCAGCGATCCGCGAATTCAGCGGGTCGACGGTGGAGCCGAACGTTCCGGCTCGGTACTCAATGCTTTGCTTCATCTGCATGCCCAAGGTGCCGACGATGAGGATTGGGTGCTGGTGCACGATGCGGCACGGCCCAATCTGAGCCGTGACGATCTCGACAAACTGCTCGCTGAACTGGCAAACGATCCGGTCGGCGGCTTGCTGGCCGTGCCGGCGAAGGACACCCTGAAACGGGTCGACAAACACGGTCGAGTGTTGGAAACCGTGGATCGCAGCGTGATCTGGCAAGCCTATACGCCGCAGATGTTCCGACTCGGTGCCTTACACCGGGCTTTGGCTGACAGTCTGGTGGCGGATGCAGTCATCACCGATGAAGCTTCGGCGATGGAGTGGGCCGGGTTGGCGCCGCGCCTGATCGAAGGCCGCGCGGATAATCTGAAAGTCACCCGCCCCGAAGATCTCGAATGGTTGCGCCAGCGCTGGGCCAATCGTCGTTAA
- a CDS encoding LysR substrate-binding domain-containing protein, translating to MSENRWEGIDEFVAVAECSQFTAAAERLGVSSSHISRQIVRLEERLQTRLLYRSTRRVTLTEAGQTFLQHCQRLQDGREEALRAVGDLTSEPKGMLRMTCAVAYGERFIVPLVTRFMGHYPQLRIDIELTNRQLDLVHEGLDLAIRLGRLQDSRLVATRLAPRRMYLCASPSYLERYGRPHSLSELGRHNCLIGSSDIWQLEQNGREFSQRVQGNWRCNSGQAVLDAALQGVGLCQLPDYYVLEHLHSGALISLLEAHQPPNTAVWALYPQQRHLSPKVRKLVDFLKEGLAERPEYRI from the coding sequence ATGTCTGAAAACCGCTGGGAAGGCATCGACGAGTTCGTCGCCGTTGCCGAATGCAGCCAGTTCACCGCGGCTGCCGAGCGCCTGGGCGTTTCTTCCTCGCACATCAGTCGACAAATCGTACGACTGGAAGAGCGTTTGCAGACGCGACTGCTGTACCGCAGCACCCGGCGCGTCACACTGACCGAAGCCGGCCAGACCTTCCTGCAACATTGTCAACGCCTGCAGGACGGTCGCGAAGAAGCGTTGCGCGCAGTCGGCGACCTGACCAGCGAACCCAAAGGCATGCTGCGTATGACCTGCGCCGTGGCGTATGGCGAACGCTTCATCGTGCCATTGGTGACGCGCTTCATGGGTCACTACCCGCAACTGCGCATCGACATCGAACTGACCAACCGTCAACTCGATCTGGTGCACGAAGGCCTGGACCTGGCGATACGTCTGGGGCGTCTTCAGGATTCCCGGCTGGTGGCGACCCGACTGGCACCGCGGCGCATGTATTTGTGTGCGTCGCCTTCCTACCTGGAACGGTACGGGCGCCCACACAGTTTGTCGGAGTTGGGGCGACACAATTGCCTGATCGGCAGCTCGGACATCTGGCAGCTTGAACAAAACGGGAGGGAATTTTCCCAACGGGTGCAGGGAAACTGGCGCTGCAACAGTGGGCAAGCAGTGCTGGATGCAGCCTTACAAGGCGTCGGATTGTGTCAGCTGCCGGACTATTACGTGCTGGAACATCTGCACAGCGGTGCGTTGATTTCTTTGTTGGAGGCGCATCAACCGCCGAATACGGCAGTGTGGGCGTTGTATCCACAGCAGCGGCACTTGTCGCCCAAGGTGCGCAAGCTGGTGGATTTTCTCAAGGAAGGTTTGGCCGAACGGCCGGAGTACCGGATTTAA
- a CDS encoding S-(hydroxymethyl)glutathione dehydrogenase/class III alcohol dehydrogenase has protein sequence MIKSRAAVAFEAKKPLEIVEVDVAMPKAGEVLLRVVASGVCHTDAYTLSGADPEGIFPSILGHEGGAIVEAIGEGVTSVAVGDHVIPLYTPECGQCKFCKSGKTNLCQAIRTTQGKGLMPDGTSRFSYKGQTIFHYMGTSTFSEYTVLPEISVAKISKDAPLEKVCLLGCGVTTGIGAVINTAKVKPGDTVAIFGLGGIGLSAVIGAVKAKASRIIAIDINPAKFEIAKQLGATDCVNPKDFDRPIQEVIVDMTDGGVDFSFECIGNVQLMRAALECCHKGWGESVIIGVAGAGQEIATRPFQLVTGRVWRGSAFGGVRGRTELPSYVDMAQSGEIPLDTFITHTMGLEDINKAFDLMHEGKSIRTVIHF, from the coding sequence ATGATCAAGTCGCGCGCCGCCGTTGCCTTCGAGGCCAAGAAGCCGCTGGAAATCGTAGAAGTCGATGTCGCCATGCCCAAGGCCGGTGAAGTGTTGCTGCGCGTGGTGGCTTCCGGGGTTTGCCACACTGACGCTTACACCCTGTCCGGCGCTGACCCGGAAGGTATCTTTCCGTCGATTCTCGGCCACGAGGGTGGCGCCATCGTTGAAGCGATCGGCGAAGGCGTGACTTCCGTGGCCGTCGGCGACCACGTCATTCCGCTGTACACCCCGGAATGCGGTCAGTGCAAGTTCTGCAAGTCGGGCAAGACCAACCTGTGTCAGGCCATTCGCACCACCCAGGGCAAGGGCCTGATGCCGGACGGCACTTCGCGCTTCTCCTACAAGGGCCAAACGATTTTCCACTACATGGGTACCTCGACGTTCTCCGAGTACACCGTGCTGCCGGAAATCTCCGTGGCCAAGATCTCCAAGGATGCGCCGCTGGAAAAGGTCTGCCTGCTCGGTTGCGGCGTGACCACCGGGATCGGTGCGGTGATCAACACCGCCAAGGTCAAACCGGGCGACACCGTGGCCATCTTCGGTCTCGGCGGTATCGGTCTGTCGGCGGTGATTGGTGCAGTGAAGGCCAAGGCTTCACGCATCATCGCCATCGACATCAACCCGGCCAAGTTCGAAATCGCCAAGCAACTGGGTGCCACCGACTGCGTGAACCCGAAAGACTTCGATCGTCCGATCCAGGAAGTGATCGTCGACATGACCGATGGCGGCGTCGACTTCTCCTTCGAATGCATCGGCAACGTGCAACTGATGCGCGCAGCCCTCGAGTGCTGCCATAAAGGCTGGGGCGAGTCGGTGATCATCGGCGTGGCCGGTGCTGGCCAGGAAATCGCCACCCGTCCATTCCAGTTGGTGACCGGTCGCGTCTGGCGCGGTTCGGCGTTCGGCGGCGTGCGTGGCCGTACCGAATTGCCAAGCTATGTCGACATGGCACAGAGCGGCGAAATCCCGCTGGACACCTTCATCACCCACACCATGGGCCTGGAAGACATCAACAAGGCCTTCGACCTGATGCACGAAGGCAAGAGCATCCGTACCGTCATTCATTTCTGA
- the fghA gene encoding S-formylglutathione hydrolase has product MSLENISCQKSFGGWHKRYRHRSEVLGCDMVFAVYLPPQAEQGGKLPVLYWLSGLTCTDENFMQKAGAMRMAAELGLIIVAPDTSPRGPDVPGDPDGAWDFGLGAGFYLNATQEPWSRHYRMHDYVVQELPSLVEAHFPASDKRSISGHSMGGHGALVCALRNPGRYQSVSAFSPINNPMDCPWGQKAFSRYLGEDRSKWREWDACALIADADEKLPLLVDQGDRDDFLATQLKPEALQQAAKQAGHPLTLRLQPGYDHSYFFIASFIDDHLQHHARALKG; this is encoded by the coding sequence ATGAGTCTGGAAAACATCTCCTGTCAGAAAAGTTTCGGCGGCTGGCACAAACGCTATCGGCATCGCTCCGAAGTGCTGGGCTGCGACATGGTGTTCGCCGTGTACCTGCCGCCGCAGGCAGAGCAGGGCGGCAAGTTGCCGGTGCTGTACTGGCTGTCGGGCCTGACCTGCACGGACGAGAACTTCATGCAGAAAGCCGGCGCGATGCGCATGGCGGCCGAACTCGGCCTGATCATCGTGGCGCCGGACACCAGCCCGCGTGGCCCGGATGTACCGGGTGATCCCGACGGGGCCTGGGATTTCGGTCTCGGTGCCGGGTTCTATCTGAATGCCACGCAGGAACCATGGTCGCGTCACTATCGGATGCATGACTATGTCGTGCAGGAATTGCCTTCACTGGTTGAAGCGCATTTCCCGGCCTCGGACAAGCGCAGCATCAGCGGCCACTCCATGGGCGGTCACGGTGCGCTGGTCTGTGCGTTGCGCAATCCGGGACGTTACCAGTCGGTGTCAGCGTTTTCGCCGATCAACAATCCGATGGATTGCCCGTGGGGTCAGAAAGCGTTCAGCCGCTATCTGGGCGAAGACCGTTCGAAATGGCGCGAATGGGATGCCTGTGCACTGATCGCCGACGCGGACGAGAAACTGCCTTTGCTGGTTGATCAGGGTGACCGCGACGACTTCCTCGCCACCCAGCTCAAACCCGAAGCCCTGCAACAAGCGGCAAAGCAAGCGGGTCATCCGCTGACGTTGCGCCTGCAACCGGGCTACGACCACAGCTATTTCTTCATTGCGAGCTTCATTGACGACCACTTGCAGCATCACGCGCGCGCTCTGAAGGGTTAA
- the ispF gene encoding 2-C-methyl-D-erythritol 2,4-cyclodiphosphate synthase — translation MRIGHGYDVHRFAEGDFITLGGVRIAHGFGLLAHSDGDVLLHALSDALLGAAALGDIGKHFPDTDPQFKGADSRVLLRHVVSLIHAKGWKVGNVDNTIVAQAPKMAPHIESMRALIAADLQVELDQVNVKATTTEKLGFVGREEGIAVHSVALLLRA, via the coding sequence ATGCGTATTGGCCACGGCTATGATGTGCACCGTTTCGCTGAAGGCGATTTCATTACTCTGGGCGGCGTGCGAATCGCACACGGCTTCGGGCTGCTCGCTCACTCCGACGGTGACGTCCTGCTGCACGCCTTGAGCGACGCCTTGCTCGGCGCGGCTGCGCTGGGTGATATCGGCAAGCATTTCCCGGACACCGACCCGCAATTCAAGGGCGCCGACAGTCGTGTGCTGCTGCGGCATGTGGTCAGCCTGATCCACGCCAAAGGCTGGAAGGTCGGCAACGTCGACAACACCATCGTTGCTCAGGCCCCCAAAATGGCCCCCCATATCGAATCGATGCGCGCGCTGATTGCCGCGGATCTGCAAGTAGAACTGGATCAAGTGAACGTGAAAGCCACCACCACCGAGAAGCTCGGCTTCGTCGGTCGCGAAGAAGGCATTGCCGTGCATTCCGTTGCCTTGTTGTTGCGCGCATGA
- the truD gene encoding tRNA pseudouridine(13) synthase TruD, translating into MNELQLLGPRAYGDALGTAVLKAIAEDFQVDEVLDIPFSGDGEHLWIWVEKRGLNTEEAARRIAKAAGVPLRTVSYAGLKDRQALTRQWFSVQLPGKADPDLSAAENDTLKILKTTRHKRKLQRGAHSANGFTLRLTQFNGDKAAIDERLQLIAKQGIPNYFGAQRFGHDGGNVVDARSWAARKALPEQRNVRSRLLSTARSFLFNQVLAARVADGTWQRAQVGDLLAFTDSRSFFPAGEAECSDPRLAILDLHPTGPQWGEGDSPAAGVVHDLEQGIAAREADLRDWLINAGMSHERRILRLPIGGLTWHYPEPDILQLEFVLPAGCFATVLVRELVDLVPVGQTDSPCVF; encoded by the coding sequence ATGAACGAACTGCAACTGCTCGGCCCGCGGGCCTATGGTGACGCCCTTGGCACCGCGGTACTGAAAGCCATCGCCGAAGATTTCCAGGTCGATGAAGTGCTCGACATTCCCTTCAGCGGTGATGGTGAGCACCTGTGGATCTGGGTGGAAAAGCGCGGTCTGAACACCGAAGAAGCGGCACGACGCATCGCCAAGGCTGCCGGCGTGCCATTGCGCACGGTCAGCTATGCCGGCCTGAAGGATCGTCAGGCGCTGACCCGCCAGTGGTTCAGCGTGCAACTGCCGGGCAAGGCTGATCCGGATCTGTCGGCGGCGGAAAACGATACGCTGAAAATCCTCAAGACCACTCGACACAAGCGCAAGCTGCAACGCGGTGCGCATTCGGCCAACGGTTTCACCTTGCGCCTGACCCAGTTCAATGGCGACAAAGCCGCCATCGACGAGCGTCTGCAACTGATCGCCAAACAAGGTATCCCGAACTACTTCGGCGCTCAGCGTTTCGGTCATGATGGCGGCAACGTCGTCGATGCCCGTTCGTGGGCGGCGCGCAAGGCACTGCCGGAGCAGCGCAACGTGCGTTCGCGCCTGCTGTCGACCGCGCGCAGTTTTCTGTTCAATCAGGTACTCGCGGCGCGGGTGGCCGATGGCACCTGGCAACGTGCCCAGGTCGGCGATCTGCTGGCGTTCACCGACAGCCGCAGCTTTTTTCCGGCAGGTGAAGCCGAGTGCAGTGACCCGCGTCTGGCGATTCTCGACCTGCACCCGACCGGCCCGCAGTGGGGCGAAGGTGACTCGCCGGCGGCCGGGGTTGTCCATGATCTGGAGCAGGGGATTGCCGCACGCGAGGCGGATCTGCGTGATTGGTTGATTAATGCCGGTATGAGCCACGAACGTCGCATCCTGCGGCTGCCCATTGGCGGGTTGACGTGGCATTATCCCGAGCCTGACATTCTGCAACTGGAATTCGTCCTCCCGGCCGGATGCTTCGCCACCGTATTGGTGCGCGAACTCGTTGATCTGGTGCCGGTGGGGCAGACGGACAGCCCATGCGTATTCTGA
- the surE gene encoding 5'/3'-nucleotidase SurE, which produces MRILISNDDGVTAPGLAALYAALADYTECVAIAPEQDKSGASSSLTLDRPLHPQYLDNGFISLNGTPTDCVHLGLNGLLERVPDMVVSGINLGANLGDDVLYSGTVAAALEGRFLERPSFAFSLVSRLVDNLPTAAYFARKLVEAHAVLDLPPRTVLNVNIPNLPIDRIRGIQLTRLGHRARAAAPMKVVDPRGKAGYWIAAAGDAEDGGPGTDFHAVMQGYVSITPLQLDRTFNDAFRSLDGWLEGLN; this is translated from the coding sequence ATGCGTATTCTGATTTCTAACGATGATGGGGTGACTGCGCCCGGTCTTGCCGCGCTTTATGCTGCGCTGGCGGATTACACCGAGTGCGTGGCTATCGCCCCGGAACAGGACAAGAGCGGTGCCAGCAGTTCGCTGACACTCGACCGTCCGTTGCACCCGCAATACCTGGACAACGGTTTTATCAGCCTCAATGGCACGCCGACCGACTGCGTCCACCTGGGGCTCAACGGTTTGCTGGAACGCGTGCCGGACATGGTGGTTTCGGGCATCAACCTCGGCGCCAACCTGGGTGATGACGTGCTGTATTCCGGAACGGTGGCAGCCGCCCTCGAGGGCCGCTTTCTCGAGCGCCCGTCGTTTGCCTTCTCGCTGGTTTCGCGGCTGGTCGACAACCTGCCTACGGCGGCCTACTTTGCGCGCAAACTGGTCGAAGCCCACGCCGTGCTCGATCTGCCACCGCGCACAGTGTTGAACGTGAACATTCCTAATCTGCCGATCGATCGCATTCGCGGCATTCAACTGACCCGTCTCGGCCATCGCGCCCGTGCGGCGGCACCGATGAAAGTCGTGGACCCGCGCGGCAAGGCCGGTTATTGGATTGCGGCGGCAGGTGACGCGGAAGACGGCGGCCCGGGTACCGATTTCCATGCGGTGATGCAGGGTTACGTATCCATCACTCCGTTGCAGCTCGATCGCACCTTCAATGATGCCTTCAGAAGTCTCGACGGCTGGCTGGAGGGGCTCAATTAA